The following proteins are encoded in a genomic region of Dyadobacter sp. UC 10:
- a CDS encoding cystathionine gamma-synthase, giving the protein MKFGTKAIHAGVAPDPSTGAIMTPIYQTSTYVQESPGKHKGYEYSRTHNPTRTALQNALAALENGTSGICFASGMAATDAVLRLFRPGDEIIVTNDIYGGTYRIMKRIYEGYGLIFNFVDMSDPANVIKALTDKTKMVWVETPTNPLLKIIDIEQIAGICKASGIICAVDNTFASPYLQNPLDMGAAIVMHSVTKYLGGHSDTVMGALVTKDPELVKQLAFIQNAAGAVPGPQDCFLVLRGLKTLHIRMQRHCENASTIAKWLAAHPRVATVYYPGLLSHPGHDLAKRQMKDFGGMLSFELKGDIYQEAVTTMERLKIFSLGESLGGVESLCTHPASMTHASIPKPEREKVGLKDTLIRLSVGIEDVEDLIGDLKQAIG; this is encoded by the coding sequence ATGAAATTCGGAACCAAAGCAATACACGCAGGCGTAGCGCCCGATCCTTCCACCGGCGCTATTATGACGCCTATCTACCAAACTTCCACCTACGTACAGGAAAGTCCGGGCAAGCACAAGGGTTATGAGTATTCAAGAACCCACAATCCTACGAGGACCGCATTACAAAATGCACTTGCCGCCCTGGAAAACGGAACGTCCGGGATTTGCTTTGCTTCCGGAATGGCGGCGACAGACGCAGTACTCCGGCTGTTCCGGCCCGGAGACGAGATAATTGTCACCAACGACATTTACGGTGGCACGTACCGGATTATGAAGCGTATCTACGAGGGTTATGGCCTTATTTTCAATTTTGTAGACATGTCAGATCCCGCCAATGTCATCAAAGCACTGACGGACAAAACGAAAATGGTTTGGGTTGAAACACCTACCAATCCACTGCTTAAAATAATCGATATTGAGCAAATAGCAGGAATCTGCAAAGCCAGCGGCATTATCTGTGCCGTTGATAATACTTTTGCCTCTCCCTACCTGCAAAACCCGCTGGATATGGGCGCGGCTATCGTGATGCATTCGGTTACGAAATACCTGGGAGGACACTCGGACACCGTAATGGGCGCGCTGGTAACGAAAGACCCTGAATTGGTGAAACAGCTGGCGTTCATACAAAATGCAGCAGGTGCCGTTCCAGGTCCTCAGGATTGTTTCCTGGTTTTAAGAGGACTAAAAACGCTGCACATCCGAATGCAAAGGCACTGTGAAAATGCCTCCACGATCGCGAAATGGCTGGCCGCACATCCCAGGGTTGCGACCGTTTACTATCCCGGATTACTCTCCCACCCCGGGCACGACCTGGCTAAAAGGCAAATGAAGGATTTCGGAGGAATGCTTTCATTCGAATTAAAAGGGGATATCTATCAGGAAGCGGTAACCACGATGGAACGTTTAAAGATCTTTTCCCTGGGCGAATCGCTGGGGGGAGTTGAGTCGCTTTGCACGCACCCGGCGAGTATGACACACGCGAGCATTCCAAAACCCGAAAGAGAAAAGGTCGGCCTGAAAGATACGCTGATCCGTTTGAGCGTGGGTATTGAAGACGTGGAAGATCTGATCGGCGATTTAAAGCAGGCGATCGGCTAG